One Weissella ceti DNA window includes the following coding sequences:
- a CDS encoding potassium channel family protein has protein sequence MQQTYAIIGLGRFGSSLLESLMAAGQEVLAIDKDPDTVEDYMDIATHAVIANAQEEDALKDLDLPSFDHVIVCIGHNQQASILTTILLKDLDCKDVIAKAETKLHARVLEKVGADLVVRPELEMAERLAENLMAPNLVSYIELGDGYSIAEIKVANLKYSNKSITDLNLDRLDGLHVVALKSKDQVVMEPTADTMVQIGDVLTVMGKTVDVQFFEESISVEK, from the coding sequence ATGCAACAAACATATGCAATTATCGGCTTAGGCCGCTTCGGAAGTTCATTATTGGAATCATTGATGGCTGCAGGACAAGAAGTTCTAGCGATTGATAAGGATCCAGATACAGTTGAAGATTACATGGATATTGCGACGCATGCCGTTATCGCAAATGCGCAGGAAGAAGATGCGTTGAAGGACTTGGATTTGCCTAGTTTTGATCACGTTATCGTGTGTATTGGACACAATCAACAAGCATCTATCCTAACAACAATCCTTTTAAAGGACTTGGATTGTAAAGATGTTATTGCGAAGGCTGAAACAAAGTTGCATGCTCGCGTGCTAGAAAAAGTTGGTGCGGACTTAGTTGTTCGTCCAGAATTAGAAATGGCAGAACGTCTAGCTGAAAATTTGATGGCACCGAATTTAGTGAGTTACATTGAATTGGGAGATGGATATTCAATCGCCGAAATCAAAGTTGCTAATCTAAAGTATTCTAACAAGTCTATTACTGACTTGAACCTTGATCGCTTAGATGGCCTACATGTTGTCGCGTTGAAGTCAAAAGACCAAGTTGTTATGGAGCCTACTGCCGACACGATGGTCCAAATTGGTGACGTCTTGACCGTTATGGGTAAGACCGTGGATGTACAATTCTTTGAAGAATCAATCTCTGTTGAAAAGTAA